The Candidatus Ancaeobacter aquaticus DNA segment GAAATGCTTCCAGCGCTTCATGATCGCTCACATGAGTATACGTAATTCTCTTTTTATCGTGCAAAAATGCGTGTTCTGGGCCAATAGCGGCATAATCTAATCCTGCAGACACTGAATGTGTCGCGTTAATCTGACCGTCACTATTTTGCAAAATATATGTCATTGTACCCTGCAATACACCAGGAAGCCCCCCCTCAAAACGTGATGCATGCTTACCTGTTTTTATCCCTAATCCACCGGCTTCAACACCAACCATAGCCACTTTCGGATCATTAATAAATGGATAAAACAAACCTATAGAATTACTGCCACCGCCAACGCACGCAATAAGCAAATCCGGCAACTTTTTTTCTTTAGCAAGTATTTGTTTTTTAGCTTCAATCCCAATAACTTTTTGAAAATCACGTACCATAACTGGATAGGGATGCGCACCAAGGACTGAACCTAAAATATAATGAGTAGATCTGACATTCGTTACCCAATCTCTCATAGCTTCATTTATCGCATCTTTCAGTGTTTTTGATCCGGCAGTAACTTCTGTCACTTTTGCGCCAAGAAGTTCCATGCGAAATACATTGAGTGCCTGACGTTTCATGTCTTCAGTTCCCATGTATATCTCGCATTCTAGACCAAATAGTGCGGCAACAGTTGCTGTTGCAACACCATGTTGCCCGGCACCGGTTTCAGCTATAACACGCTTCTTTCCCATTTTTTTTGCAAGAAGTACTTGTCCTATAGTGTTATTTATTTTATGTGCTCCAGTGTGGCACAGATCTTCTCTTTTTAGATAAATTCGCGATGAGCCAATCTCTTTAGATAAACGTTCAGCGTAATATAATGGTGTCGGGCGTCCGACATACTCCTTAAGATAATATTGCAACTGTTTCTTAAAGTTTTTGTCAGAAAGCGATGCGGTATAGGCATGTTCTAACTCAGACAAAGCGTCCATAAGTGTTTCAGGTACATATTTCCCGCCATAGAGCCCAAAATGCCCACTTTTATCAGGCATATTCTGTTGTATATTATTCTTTCGCATAATGTTCATCTCTTATCATATGTACATATTCTTTTAATAAAGTATGATCTTTTATTCCTGGCTTTTTTTCTAATTTACTGGAAGCATCAACTGCAAAAGGTTTTATTGAATTAATTGCTTCTCTTACATTATCAGGTCCCAAACCGCCAGATAGAAACATTTTTTTTTCAAAATCTTTTGCTTTTAATGCAATTGTCCAGTCAAAGACTTCCCCTGTACCGCCGTGGGCTTTCCTAGAATAACAATCAAGCAGTATATAATCAATATCTTTATAGCCTTCTATAGCGTTAATCGATTCGATATCTTTAACTCTAAATGCTTTTATAATAGGCAGTCCGATATCCTTTGCTTTCTGGCAATATTCCGGGGACTCCTCCCCATGCAATTGGATCATTGCAAGCCCGCATTCTTTGACCACCTCTTTCACTACTCTAATATCTTCATTAACAAATACACCTATAGCCATTAGTCTTTTAGGAATTGCATTAATAATTTCCAATGCTTGTGCGGGCTCAACAGAACGCGGACTTTCAGCAAAAACAAAACCAAGCGCATCAACTCCTAAATCAGAACAAAACAATGCATCTTCTACATTTGTTATTCCGCATATTTTTATTTTTGTTTTATGTTCTTTATTGTTCATGCATCATAAGTTCTGTAATACATTGTTTAATATTGTCTGCACGCATAAAATGTTCACCAATAAGTGCTGCATGAACGCCACATTCCTTCAATCGCACAATATCATGATGAGTGCGTATTCCACTTTCACTTACTTTTACAACA contains these protein-coding regions:
- a CDS encoding phosphoribosylanthranilate isomerase, whose translation is MNNKEHKTKIKICGITNVEDALFCSDLGVDALGFVFAESPRSVEPAQALEIINAIPKRLMAIGVFVNEDIRVVKEVVKECGLAMIQLHGEESPEYCQKAKDIGLPIIKAFRVKDIESINAIEGYKDIDYILLDCYSRKAHGGTGEVFDWTIALKAKDFEKKMFLSGGLGPDNVREAINSIKPFAVDASSKLEKKPGIKDHTLLKEYVHMIRDEHYAKE
- the trpB gene encoding tryptophan synthase subunit beta, coding for MRKNNIQQNMPDKSGHFGLYGGKYVPETLMDALSELEHAYTASLSDKNFKKQLQYYLKEYVGRPTPLYYAERLSKEIGSSRIYLKREDLCHTGAHKINNTIGQVLLAKKMGKKRVIAETGAGQHGVATATVAALFGLECEIYMGTEDMKRQALNVFRMELLGAKVTEVTAGSKTLKDAINEAMRDWVTNVRSTHYILGSVLGAHPYPVMVRDFQKVIGIEAKKQILAKEKKLPDLLIACVGGGSNSIGLFYPFINDPKVAMVGVEAGGLGIKTGKHASRFEGGLPGVLQGTMTYILQNSDGQINATHSVSAGLDYAAIGPEHAFLHDKKRITYTHVSDHEALEAFHLLGRAEGILPALESAHAIAYARKAVPRLKKNSIVIINLSGRGDKDVQSVKEYL